Proteins from a genomic interval of Oncorhynchus mykiss isolate Arlee chromosome 21, USDA_OmykA_1.1, whole genome shotgun sequence:
- the LOC118942990 gene encoding elastin-like — protein MLNLCQSKCPDIYRQEPDRWENHSIPGGIIPGGTIPGGIIPGGIIPGGIIPGGTIPGGVIPGGVIPGGIIPGGVIPGGIIPGGTIPGGVIPGGIIPGGTIPGGVIPGGIIPGGVIPGGVIPGGIPGGVIPGGIIPGGVIPGGIPGGVIPGGTIPGGIIPGGIIPGGIIPGGVIPGGVTPGGIIPGGIIPGGVIPVGTIPGGVIPGGVIPGGVIPGGIIPVGTIPGGVIPGGVIPGGTIPGGIIPGGIIPGGIIPGGTIPGGIIPGGIIPGGTIPGGIIPGGTIPGGLIPGGIIPGGIIPGGTIPGGTIPGGIIPGG, from the exons ATGTTAAATCTGTGTCAATCCAAATGCCCAGATATTTATAGGCAAGAACCCGATCGATGGGAGAACCATTCAATACCTGGAGGGATAATACCTGGAGGGACAATACCTGGAGGGATAATACCTGGAGGGATAATACCTGGAGGGATAATACCTGGAGGGACAATACCTGGAGGGGTAATACCTGGAGGGGTAATACCTGGAGGGATAATACCTGGAGGGGTAATACCTGGAGGGATAATACCTGGAGGGACAATACCTGGAGGGGTAATACCTGGAGGGATAATACCTGGAGGGACAATACCTGGAGGGGTTATACCTGGAGGGATAATACCTGGAGGGGTAATACCTGGAGGGGTAATACCTGGAGGG ATACCTGGAGGGGTAATACCTGGAGGGATAATACCTGGAGGGGTAATACCTGGAGGG ATACCTGGAGGGGTAATACCTGGAGGGACAATACCTGGAGGGATAATACCTGGAGGAATAATACCTGGAGGGATAATACCTGGAGGGGTAATACCTGGAGGGGTAACACCTGGAGGGATAATACCTGGAGGGATAATACCTGGAGGGGTAATACCTGTAGGGACAATACCTGGAGGGGTAATACCTGGAGGGGTAATACCTGGAGGGGTAATACCTGGAGGGATAATACCTGTAGGGACAATACCTGGAGGGGTAATACCTGGAGGGGTAATACCTGGAGGGACAATACCTGGAGGGATAATACCTGGAGGGATAATACCTGGAGGGATAATACCTGGAGGGACAATACCTGGAGGGATAATACCTGGAGGGATAATACCTGGAGGGACTATACCTGGAGGGATAATACCTGGAGGGACAATACCTGGAGGGTTAATACCTGGAGGGATAATACCTGGAGGGATAATACCTGGAGGGACAATACCTGGAGGGACAATACCTGGAGGGATAATACCTGGAGGG